AGGAATGCGAGGGGTATCCAAGAATTGACTAAGATGATGCACAacaaacataatatctggtctagtgTGAGTCAAATATAACAACCTTCCAATAAGTCTTCGATAAGCTGTAATATCATCTACCAAATCACCAACATCTTTAGATAATTTGGTATGAGGATCCATAGGAAATGAAACAGATCTTGCAACTAGCAATCCAACATCTGAAATTAACTCTAAGCAATATTTTCTTTGAGACAAAGATATGCCTTTGTTCGATCAGGCTATCTCCATTCCAAGAAAAAATTTTACAAGCCCCAAATCCTTCAACTTAAACTCAGCACTTAGTGAGCTTTTAACCTGTTGAAGAAGAGCTAGATCACTGCTAGCTAAGAgtatatcatcgacatacaacaaCAAGGCAATGAAAGAATTTCCATCTTTCTTAATGAACAAAGAATAATCAGCCCTAGATTGTGAAAAACCCAATGTAAACAACAAAAAAGTAAATTTAGAATTCCACTGCCTTAAGGCTTGCTTCAAGCCatacaaagatttttgcaacttACACACTCTTTTGTCCCCCTTGGGAAGATAACCTGGAGGTGGCTTCATAAAAACTTCCTCATCTAGGTCTCCAAATAGAAAGGCATTATTGACATCAAGGAGAAATAAATGCCAATTGTGTATCACAACAAGTGATAAGATACACTTTACAGTAACCATTTTTGCAACAGGTGAAAAAGTCTCAAAATAATCCAAACCTTCAAATTGAGTATAACCTTTAGCAACTAGTCGTGCCTTATGTCTCTCTATTGAACCATCAgaattatattttgttttataaaCCCACTTACACCCTATAGGAGTTTAATGAGGTGGTGGTGATGTGAGAATCCAGGTATTATTCATTTCTAATGCAAATAATTCTGCAAACATAGCATCTCTCTAATGAGCATGCTAAATAGCTTGATGATAAAATGAAGGTTCAAAATGAGAAGAAATAGCAATAGAAAATGTTCTATGTGAATTAGATAATCTGGAATAAGAAAGAACTTCAAAAATACTATGTGTAGCACCTGAAATAATAATAGGATCCCTGGGAGATGATTGAGAAGCAGAAGTAGCTAAGTTGCAATGATATGATTGCAGATAACCAGACATTTTGTGTTGTCGAGTGGATTTTCGCAAAATTTGGAAATTGATTTGCATCATGTAAGGGTATATTTGTATTGGAAGAAACAGGAGGAACGGATGGAACAGGAGAAATTGCTGATGACAATGGTTCATGAAATGAAATATGGTCAGAGAAATCTAAAACTAGCTTAGGAAAAACTGGAATTTGATTTTCCGAACTTGTTTTTGACTGAATTGAAATGTCATGTCTATAAGTCCTATTGAAATCAGAAGAGAAAGGAAATATAGATTCATGAAATATGACATCtcgagaaacaaaaaaaaatattccaaGTCATATAGTTTATAGTCTTTTATACCAGATGGATACCCTATAAAGATACATTGTCttgcttttgaagaaaattttgatcTGGAATGGGTAAGAGTTGATGCATAACATAAACatccaaaaacttttaaatgtttATATGTTGGAATCAAATTATACAAAACTTCATGTGGAGATTTGTCATTCAAAATTAAGGATGGAAGTCTATTAAAAAGATATGTTGTAGTGAGTATGCATTCTCCCCAGAAAATCAAAGGCATGTTTGATTGAAATTTTAAAGATCTTGCTACATTTAAAAGATGTTGATGCTTTCTCTCAACTATagaattttgttgaggtgtttctaCACATGATACTTGATTGAAAATTCCTTttgaatgaaaaaaatttatcatGTTGAACTCCAAACCATTGTCAGATCTTACACATTTTATTTTTGTCTCAAATTGTGTTTCAACCAAATTATAAAaggcaataaaaatattttgaacttcAGATTTCCTTTTCATTAAGTATGTCCAAGTAAATCTAGAATGATCATCCACTAAAGTAAGAAAATATCTAGAACCATTATGAGTTGGAACAAAAAATGGTCATTATATATAAGCATGAACAAGATTGAAAGAAGaacttttattatatgaatgaatCTCAAAAGGAAGTCTTTTTGTTTAGCCATAGGACAAACTATACAATGATCAAtagttttatttgaaaaactaatatcTGATAcatgttttgaaagaaaattcaatCAGGACATGGAAGGATGTCCTAATCTGTTATGCCAGACTTTGGAGTTTATGACATAATTTACAATATTGGATGTTGGTAAGGATTTAGTAGTATTAACAGCCGAGTGTTGCAAGATGTATAACCCAGCAGATTTTCTAGCAATCCCAATCATCCTCCATGGGGTAAATTCTTGAATGAAACAAACATtaggtaaaaaaataaaaacacatttaTGAGATGAGGTAAGTTTACTAACCGAAAGCAAGTTATATGAAAAAGATGGTACACAAAGTACATATTTGAGAGTTAAACTTTCAGACAGTTTAACAGTGCCAAGATGAGTAACTAGGATAATGTTTCTATTTGGAAGCATAACAGTAGTGTCCAAAAGCTTTGTTATAGAAGTAAAAAATATCAATAGAATGAACAATATGGTCTATAGCACCAGTGTCTACAATCCAATGATGCTTAGATGTTGATGAAGTTACTGAACAATTTGAAGAAAAACTAGAAAGTATCATACCCTAAGTATCTTGTGGAGGATTAGTAGAAATAACTTGGCTATTTGATGGCTGATGGGTTTATCAGGTTGTGAGTAGATTAGAGCTAATAATTTATGACAGTCCTCTTGAGAGAAGGGCAAGTTATTATAAGATTCAAAGGTTGTATCAAGAGATTGGCTGATGAAGATTTTCCTTTCTATCGAGAATTACTGAATTTAAAACCTGGAGGATAGCCATGTATTTTATAACATTTGTCCACGTCTGATTATTTAAATCACAATgagtgcaaaataatttttctctCCTTGGTTGCTAATTTCTAGAAGCAAATTTGTGGCCTGAAAAATTCGATTCTAGCATTTTACTCATAAGAGCAACTGTGTCAAAGACCCCAGGTTTGCAGACTtctctttgtttttcttcttggaccattaaagaaaaaactttatTTATTTCAGGTAAGGGTTCCATCATTAGAATCTGACCTCTAATGTGAGAAAAACATTCATTCAATCCCATTAAGAACTGAATGACATGCTGCTTGTCTTGATATTTCAAGAATTCTCGAATGGAATCACAAGAACATGTTCTTAGTACACCACAAGAACAAGAAGAATCTGATTATAGTAAGCTAATTCGTCCCATAAAGACTTAAATTTTGTAAAGTAATCTCTTACTGACATGTTTTCTTGAACTAACATTGATAAATCCTTTTGAAGTTGAAAGATTCTTGGCCCATTTCCTTGTGTGAACCTGTTCTTGAGCTCCTGCCACATATCCGTAACAGTGTGGGAGCAAATTATGCTGGCTCCAATTTCTCTTGATACTGAGTTGATAATCCAAGAAGAAACCATGTTATTGCATCTTTCCCATAGAAAATTTGAAGCATCTGTTGAAGGTGGATGAACTGTTGTTCCATTTACAAAACCAATCTTGTTCTTTGCCTTCAAGGCCATCATCATGGATCTACTCCATGTATGATAATTTTCCCTAGCGAGGACATTTGAAACTAGCATTGTACCTGGTGAATCACCACTCTGTAAGTGGTACGGATTGTTTTCTTCACTTGTATTATTAATAGAAATGGAAGAAGTGGACATGGCAATGATGCTCGcagctttctttttctttcttgctttgataccatgaaacAGAGTATACAGTAGATGGAAtttaagcaaaagagaaagctaCTTTCTGTTATTACTCTCATACAATTTTACGGACTGAAGCCTTTGTATATATAACCAAAGGAAGAATACTAAAACGAAAATAAAacagaagaaacaagaaaaatagAATGAAAACCAACTAAAAAAACTAATATAACTGCTACACTGTGTTGTAACAAGTTTATTTTTGGCGTTGAGAGCCATGCGCATGGAATGTTGCCATGAGGGATAGTTGTCACTGGTGAGGAGTTCTAGAACCAAGGTTGCTCCAGGATTTTTTGCAACAATAAAGAAATATGGTGAAGTGAGATCACTGATTAATTGGGGTAGAGTTTGGTTGGGTGGTGCAGCCATGGTATGTGTAGAAGCGTTCAGAGATCCCGAAGGAGTTGCTCAGATTCCATGATAAAAGGCAAAGGAAGGGGAAATTTTTCTCTTGATCTAATACACATTTTTACAAAATAATCACACTCTATTTGTAAGATTAAATGGTGCTATATATGGAATGTTATAAGGCTTGATTTTCTGCAATTAACCCTGATTGCTGCAATCGGTAGTGCTTGATTTGAGGCTTGATTGCTGCAATGATTCAAGACTTGATTGCTGCCATTGATCTCATAACTGTCAATACGCTACATGatttgttaggaccctgtgagcatccagaagaaaatggcaccaagaaatttacgtggttcggtcaagaacgacctacgtccacggagaacacaccaactattcaataactcacCGAAAAATGTtacaagtctctctctctctctctctctctctctctcttcctcctttcttcctctcaactctctctgcactctctctACACTGTGCTGTTCTGAGCTCTTGTTTTGTTCTCACTTTCCACagcctctttatataggcttggattttacattataattaaatgtgaataaatacaaattaatcagatttaatcacaaattggaagttAAAAGAAGAGATTAAATGGAGAATAAATTCCACACGTTTTCTGACTCAGTAATGCCACGTCTCCAGCTGTGTTTCTGGCTCCACCtcaaacaatctcccacttggagacagagacacccactcaaccagagtatcatgaataaatgatatgctcataatatgtgtctttaggcatgaagaccaactgaagttgaacacaacttcagtttctctataGTCACCATCTTCCTGTCTATTTGAttcctgcggactaatctgatggctgtcttCAAAACTGGTGTaaaatgccggtgtagtcaatcctaTCCTTTTGCTCAaagtctttgactaccaaccgaagCTTGTACCTTCTgaagccgtcatgctcctcttcgattctgtacacccacttgttgtgaggattctcggtattttgctgatgtgtcccaacacattcatgggtgtttatctggaaactaaccctcttctttttcctgactatacaatcctcacacatgtcaacctgtactgactgtagaccactcaatttttcctttgagtgcatcactctaagtcccttctcgctcatgtgaccaagccATTGGTGCAaaatgttgctgtcgtcatttcctgcagcaactgaaatagacatggaggcattggagctTAGAAAAAGTGTttcgcttttcttacctcgcacaatcgttagtacacccatTGAGAATTTCCATTCattgccaatgaatttcgtcgtgtattcCTCATCTGCCAACTGACctactgagatcaaattctttctcaggtctagaatatacctgacatccttcagcttccatactgacccgtttatattgatcttcacaactcttGCCGGTTACGTcgtaaggttgatcgttgccaaggtacaccttaccaaaattacctggtgtgtactcctttAGGCAATCTCTGcggcatgtggcatgaaatgaggctccgaaGTCTATGACTCAAGAATCCTACTTGCTTTTcgaagagcagatcaacatctcatcattcttagaagcaatatttgcttctgtctttgccctcatctcgaattctttcttctgactcctgcactgattcctgtaatgaccagtctttccacagttccagcactcaatagcTTTAGTGCCCTGAGAATctatgtcctgagtacctctgggatttctcggcctagatctgccgcggttgtttgatcgtccatgcttgtttcctctgcctcgattcttcatgttcaaggctgaactcgaatttGAGCTATGGTTCGgatgcattcttatttcctccgtcaaaatcatgctgacgacctcatcgtatacaagctttgattttcttgCGGAGCAACTGATGgcagtgacgacaccattccaattttcaggcaattgactgagaatcagtagagcccgaatctcattatcaaatgttatccctattgaggcgagttgatcagacaactcattgaagttattcagatgcctgTTGAAACTCTCACCCGCAGATATGTTCAtcgtaaataatattttcatgagatgtaccttatttgctACTAAAAGCTGCTTGTACATAtttgagagcgcatccatcagagactttgtggatgttatatgcttgatattgaacgccacaaatttcgacaacgtcattctgatggcttcgagggcttttcgatcaagcaactcccactcgtcctcgttcatggatgttggcttacccttcattggtaagtgcaattccttcccaaacaaatagtcttctatctgcatcttccaaaaaccaaaattgttcccgttgaacatttcgatttttgagctcttttcatttgacatctcgatttgctaatctagagatggaattagctcaaatgaatAGCACGGTTGGATTCGAAACAATCGAAAatcctagaaatggttcaagtcgctcgaaaaacggacccaaaatgaccccgaaaagctcagtcaaagttttcAGCCAAACCTGGTCAAatgctgacgtggcagtggggtcccctgttgacgtggcagtggggtccacctgctgacgtggcagtgggtCCACCAATTTACATGGTAGTGGGACCCACTTGATGACGTGGTAGTGGCATGCTGGCGTGGCACCTCTGCCATGTGGCACTCCTGCTGGCGTTTGCGCGGTATGCGGGCTGATGTGGCGCTGAGGTCGGACCCAGGTCAGAAACTAGATCTCGGGTTCACCTGGATCTGAGTCACCTACAGGGTCAGGTCGAGGCAGAACTGGTGAAGAAGACGCGTGCAATGCATGTAGCGCATGAAGAGATGTTCGCGGGCGCGTGAAGAGGTGTCTTACTCCGGTAAGGCACGTGGGGGCGCGTGCAGGCTTGTTTGAACTCCGTTCGAACTCGGGCGAGCACCCTTCTCTTCTTCTCGGTGAGAAGATtacgatggtggcctcaaaacacagTTTTAATCTACTGGACAGAGCTCTGAATTTTTGGATCACTTTTAAtctggcttttctgctccaaccggactctgataccacttgttaggaccctgtgagcatccagaagaaaatgacaccaagaaatttacatggttcggtcaagaatgacctacgtccatggagcacacaccaactattcaataactcgccgaaaaatgttacaattctctctctctctctctctctatctctctctctcttcctcccttcttcctctcaactCTCTCTGCACTCGCTCTACACTATGTTGTTCTGAGCTATTGTTTTGTTCTCACTTTCCACagcctctttatataggcttggattttacattataattaaatgtgaataaatacaaattaataagatttaatcacaaattggaagttAAAAGAAGAGATTAAATGGAGAATAAATTCCACACGTTTTCTAACTCAGCAATGCCGCGTCTCCAGCTGTGTTTCTGGCTCCacctctaacaatctcccacttggagacagagacacctaCTTAaccagagtatcatgaataaatgatatgctcataatatgtgtctttaggcatgaagaccaactgaagttgaacacaacttcagtttctctgtagtcaccatcttCCTGTCTGTTTGATTCCTGCGGACTAATTTGATGGCTGTCTTCACAGCTGGTGTaaaaatgccggtgtagtcaatcctaTCCTTTTTCTCAaagtctttgactaccaaccgaagCTTGTACCTTCTGAagtcgtcatgctcctcttcgattctgtacacccacttgttgtgaaggcctttgggtaACTTCCACGTTctattggaggtgagggacttcatctcatccttcatcgcaagctcccacttgctcgtatctgccacctgacatgcttcatcattgcactcgggctctcctccatctgtaggaagtaagtagttaatataccttctgtctggtacatgggaccgagtagatctcctaagctctgaagctggagtaggagatggtggtgcgacgatctgctccactggttcctccacctgaggattctcggtattctgctgatgtgtcccaacacattcatgggtgtttatctggaaactaaccctcttctttttcctgactatacaatcctcacacatgtcaacctgtACTGACTGTAGAcgactcaatttttcctttgagtgcatcaccctaagtcccttctcgctcatgtgaccaagtcattggtgccagatgttgctgtcgtcatttcctgcagcaactgaaatagacatggaggcattggaggttagaaaaagtgtttcgcttttcttacctcgcacaatcgttagtacaccctttgaaaatttccattcatcgccaatgaatttcgtcgtgtattcCTCATCTGCCAACTGACctactgagatcaaattctttctcaggtctagaatatacctgacatccttcagcttccatactgacccgtttatattgatcttcataaCTCCTGCcggttacgtcgcaaggttgatcgttgccaaggtataccttaccaaaattacctggtgtgtactcctctaggcaatctctgcagcatgtggcatgaaatgaggctccggagtctatgacccaagactcctgcttgctttccaaagagcagatcaacatctcatcattcttagaagcaatatttgcttctgtctttgcccttaTCTCGAATTCTTTCTCCTAACTCCTGCACTGGTtcctgtaatgaccagtttttccacagttccagcactcaatagcTTTAGTGCCctgagaacctgtgtcctgagtacctctaggatttctcggcctagatctgccgcggttgtttgatcgtccatgcttgtttcctctgcctcgattcttcatgttcaaggctgaactcgaatttgagctatggttcggctgcattcttatttcctccgtcaaaatcaagCTGacaacctcatcgtatacaagctttaaTTTTcttgcggagctactgatggcagtgacgacaccattccaattttcaggcaattgactgagaatcagtagagcccgaatctcattatcaaatgttatccctattgaggcgagttgatcagacaactcattgaagttattcagatgcctgTTGAAACTCTCACCCGCAGATatgctcatcgtaaatagtcttttcatgagatgtaccttatttgctGCTAAaagctgctcgtacatatttgagagcgcatccatcagagactttgtggatgttatatgcttgatattgaatacCACAGATTTCGataacgtcattctgatggctccgagggcttttcgatcaagtaactcccactcgtcctcattcatggatgttggcttatccttcaatggtaagtgcaattccttcccaaacaaatagtctTCTATCTACATCTTCCAGAAATCGAAATTGTTcccgttgaacatttcgatttttgagctcttttcattcgacatctcgattcactaatctagagatggaattagctcaaatggatagcacggttggattCGAAACGATCGAAAatcctagaaatggttcaagtcgctcgaaaaacaGACCCAAAACGACCCCGAAAAGCTCATTCAAACTTTTCATCCAAACCTGGTCAAACGCTGACGTGGcacttgctgacgtggcacttgctgacgtggcagtggggtccACCTGCTGACATGGCAGTGGGTCCACCAGTTGACATGGCAGTGGGACCCACCTGATGACGTGGCAGTGGCCTGCTAGCGTGGCACCTCTGCCACGTGGCCCTCCTGCTGACATGGCCCTACTGGCGTTTGCGCGGTATGCACGCTGACGTGGCGCTGAGGTCAGACCCAGGTCAGGAACCGGATCTAGGGTTCACCCGGATCTGAGTCACCTGTAGGGTCGGGTCGAGGCAGAacgggcgaagaagacgcgtgcaATGCGTGCAGCGCATGAGGAGATGTTCGCCGGCGTGTGAAGAGGCGTCTTATTCCGGCAAGGTGCGTGGGGGCGCGTGCAGGCTTGTCTGAACTTCGTTCGAACTCCAGAGGGCATCCTTCTCTTCATCTCAGCGAGAAGAAtacgatggtggcctcaaaacacagttttgatctactggacagagctctgaatttttggatcacttccgatctggcttttctgctccaaccgggctctgataccacttgttaggatcctgtgagcatccagaagaaaatgacaccaagaaatttacgtggttcggtcaagaacgacctacgtccacggagcacacaacaactattcaataactcaccgaaaaatgttacaattctctctctctctctctcttcctcccttcttcctctcagctctctctgcactctctctgCACTGTGCTGTGCTGTTCTGAGCTATTGTTTTGTTCTCACTTTCCACagcctctttatataggcttggattttacattataattaaatgcaaataaatacaaattaatcagatttaatcacaaattggaagttAAAAGAAGAGATTAAATGGAGAATAAATTCCACACGTTTTCTGACTCAGCAATGCCGCGTCTCCAGCTGTGTTTCTGGCTCCACCTCTAACATGATTTAGGTCCGTTTTTTTCGTTTTTATTTATCCTATTCGGATCTTGGCCATATCTCTTTTGGATACTGACAATATATTTTGACATGTCTATGCATATAGTCGTATACTATTACTCGTTTTTGGTTGGGACTCTGCTTTTAAAGTAGATTTAAACTGCGCTGAGGCTGCATTTTGAGTATGAATTTGAAGCTTTTGGCTcgaatttttgtgaattttgaaGAAATTCAACACATTTGTATTGTAATTTGTTTCATTTACAGAATCCACATCTAACTCCTTGTTTTCAAATTCAACAAAAGTTGATATTTCATTTACATAGAAACTTACAAATATTTCCATGACAATTCAGGGTGAAAAATTTAGTTATACCAAGTAAAAGAAATCaaaacaaggtatagtgaatATTAATATTGTATAAGTTTAAAACTAAATCTTTTGATAATTATACAGAACATGTatctcaaaaattaaaattttttttttgcctGTTGGGTTTGGGTTTGCTTCTGTATTGCAGGCTTATCTTGTATTGCACTGGTTTCTGCTACCATGCTGATTTCAGTTCTGAATATAATTTGTTTTGCCTACTAAAAAACAAAAcagaacaaaacaaaacaaaatggtGACCTGCCTCACAACTCACATGCCATTCTGTACCATTCTGGATTCCCCGTCACGGGTTATGTTTTGAATTacatggaaactgatatttatgtGTTGATCTCATTTTAGAAGTCTACAATAATCATGCCAACCAACACTGCACCACATGTCATCCTATTTGTAGATTATTTGACCATTTTAATCGCATATTTATGTAGAATTTCCATACTGCAGGATCTGAATGGTTAAGTTCACCATCATAAACACTGTTGCATTTTTGTGAGCCCGTGACCCTTTTAGTTGGTACTTTTTGTTTGATGCTCATCCAATGATGCAAAAAGACAAATTGCTGAAGAGTGCAAGTATATGTCACTATTCATAGACCGCCCTCATCCCACCTCACAATCTCACATTTTCAAACTTTACCATCCCTTTGCCAGGCAATGCCAGTTTCCTatcaaagaagaatttttttacttagttatttcaaatttaaaaccatcaTATTTCCACATACAACATGCTTCCCAAATCCCTTCACGAATAAGATAATGACATCAATCgacaaaaaagtgaaaaaaaaaaaaaaaaaaccaatcctCCCCAAATCTTCTATGACAGTATGCAATTCTTGTTGCAATTCTCAGAGCAGGAGCCCACACAGCTTTCCACTTTCTTTCCACCTGAACAACATAAACATGTAAACTTAAATTTCTgggtgtgtgcgcgcgcgcgtgtgtgagagagagagagagagagaggggagagagagagagagagagggagagagggagagagagatagtgACCTGGTTCTTTTCTGTTGCTGATGTTGGAGCACATGGAGGAAGCACAGCCAAGCTTGCAGTAAAAATGATTTCTGCTGTGGTGGATATCTGAAGGAGTGGTGGGCGGAAGGAGACAGTCCTTCAAGCACTGCAAAGAGCATGCGGAGGCAGTGTGGTCAGGTATGATAATGCAGAAAATGAAGCATTTGGTGTAGCACTCGAAGAAATCTGCTCTGGCCTGCCCTACCAGCAATCCCAGCACCAACCCAACCATAACAACTGACCAAACTCTCATTTCCCCCATCCCCTCTCTCCTTGAGATTGAATATTGTGAAGTCTCCTATGCTAGAAGAAGGGGTTATATAGACTGTTGCTGTGCAGGTGGACAGATTAATAATAGTCAAGATGATGCAACCTATGGAACTTGGACAGTAGTGATAAATTACAATTAAATGTAAATCCTTAGAATGTAGCAGTACTGCATGTGATACTAGTCTTGATCATATGTTATGTCTACAtgtgatatcatatatatattttataatattattattattattattattatttttaattttataatcaGACATAGTTGTAATAGTTACCTAAAAAATAACTCCTGAATTCCAatcaaaatagagaaaaaatgaaaaaaaagattaaaaagaaGTGTTTATATTTCATTCTATATATATGAATGCTCTATAATATCTCTGTCAATATAATCTGAGTGGAGGGACTCGCTCAATCACTTGTTATGATTGAACTCAATGAGGAAACACTCAATTGCATACAAACACTCTTTGATatcaataataatttgaaaaaaaaaatacaaagaactCTCAAAATACAATTTCTTCTCTCACTGGTTACTCTTCCTCTTCTACACCAcatacattacacacacacatccTCATAAATATAGCCATGGATGGGGATGGTAGGTGGAGATTAAAATTAACAAAGGTGGGCTGAGGTTGGTGGAGGTGGCTGCCCACTGCAGCTCAACAATTCAAGGTTGGTGGAGGTAGCTTCCGACTTCTCCACTGCAGCCTaatcaagtttaatattcaacacccccccccctttaAACTTGACTCTCATGGCTTtatcattccgagcattgtctttagTCTTGTAAAAATATCGTGCCTGAgtagttttgtgaaaatatcagcaATTTGCTCATACATTCTACAAGACATTAGCTCCATTTATTTCTtattgacatgctccctgataaaatgataccgagtatcagttgtcgatgtagacttctgtggggtcaTCTTGgagaaatcccagatacttcaaTACATTCTTGATCCATATATCA
This window of the Malania oleifera isolate guangnan ecotype guangnan chromosome 6, ASM2987363v1, whole genome shotgun sequence genome carries:
- the LOC131157554 gene encoding thionin-like protein 2; protein product: MGEMRVWSVVMVGLVLGLLVGQARADFFECYTKCFIFCIIIPDHTASACSLQCLKDCLLPPTTPSDIHHSRNHFYCKLGCASSMCSNISNRKEPGGKKVESCVGSCSENCNKNCILS